In Tachysurus fulvidraco isolate hzauxx_2018 chromosome 11, HZAU_PFXX_2.0, whole genome shotgun sequence, one DNA window encodes the following:
- the LOC113643469 gene encoding olfactory receptor 1500-like encodes MNNVSNVLLFSLSGLNVTMETRYVFISLTTLVYHVILLCNIIVISCIVLDKQLHEPMYIFLCNLCINAVYGTTGFYPKFIYDLLSQFHEISYVGCLIQVFVIYSSALCDVSTLTVMAYDRYVAICKPLEYHTEMNSQKVVKCLLLCWFPPLICMTIVVFLASRLTLCGSNIEKLYCETWAVVKMACSSTVVNNVIGYIVIIVYFGHAVLIVYSYIHLIRNCTKSKESKYRFMQTCVPHLLALLNIAVALLFDVFYSRYGYTSLPQSLRNFMALDFLFVPPVLNPIIYGLKLAKIRKKVIRTILKINIIKT; translated from the coding sequence ATGAATAATGTTTCCAACGTCTTATTGTTCTCCCTCTCTGGATTAAATGTAACAATGGAAACcagatatgtttttatttcattgacCACATTGGTTTATCATGTTATCTTGTTGTGCaacattattgttatttcatGTATTGTCTTAGATAAGCAGCTTCATGAGCCTATGTACATATTTTTGTGTAATTTATGTATCAATGCAGTTTATGGCACTACAGGCTTTTACCCTAAATTTATATATGATTTACTGAGCCAGTTTCATGAAATTTCATATGTTGGATGTCTGATTCAggtatttgttatttattcatctgcTTTATGTGATGTATCAACTCTGACAGTAATGGCATATGACCGGTATGTGGCCATATGTAAACCACTAGAATACCACACAGAAATGAACAGCCAAAAAGTTGTAAAATGTCTCCTTCTATGTTGGTTTCCACCATTAATTTGTATGactattgttgtttttttagcatCAAGACTAACGCTATGCGGTTCAAATATCGAAAAATTATACTGTGAAACATGGGCGGTTGTTAAAATGGCCTGTTCCTCTACAGTAGTGAACAATGTGATTGGATATatagttattattgtttattttggacATGCGGTATTGATTGTTTATTCTTACATTCACTTGATTAGAAACTGCACAAAATCAAAGGAGAGCAAATATAGATTTATGCAGACATGTGTGCCACATCTACTTGCTCTGTTGAATATCGCTGTTGCTTTGTTGTTTGATGTTTTTTACAGTCGATATGGCTACACATCTTTACCTCAAAGTTTACGAAACTTCATGGCATTGgactttttgtttgtacctCCTGTTTTAAATCCCATTATTTATGGACTAAAACTGGCAAAAATACGAAAGAAAGTGATAAGAACGATCTTAAAAATCAacataattaaaacataa
- the LOC113643468 gene encoding olfactory receptor 4A15-like: MENASNILVFTLSGLNMTMEDRYVIFSFTALIYQLILLCNITIIFCIAADKQLHEPMYIFLCNLCINTLYGTSGFYPKFMYDLLAPFHVISYAGCLIQVFVIYSSALCDYSTLTVMAYDRYVAICKPLEYHSEMTNQKIVKCIIFCWLPPFICMSVVVLLAARLTLCGSTIEKLYCETWAIAKLACSSTTVNNVIGYIVILTYFGHAVLIAFSYIHLIKNCRKSKESKYKFMQTCVPHLVALFNITIALLFDVFYSRYGSHFLSQTLRNFMALEVLFIPPILNPLIYGLKLTKIRKQVTRLFLRHN; this comes from the coding sequence atgGAGAATGCTTCCAATATCTTAGTTTTTACTCTCTCTGGATTAAATATGACAATGGAGGACAGATATGTGATTTTTTCATTCACTGCATTGATTTATCAGCTTATATTGTTGTGTaacattactattattttttgcattgctgcagATAAGCAGCTTCATGAGCCTATGTACatatttttgtgtaatttgtgtataaatacactatatggcaCTTCTGGCTTCTACCCTAAATTCATGTATGACTTACTTGCCCCATTTCATGTTATTTCATATGCGGGATGTCTTATTCaggtttttgttatttattcttctGCTTTGTGTGATTATTCTACTTTAACAGTAATGGCCTATGACAGATATGTTGCAATATGTAAACCATTAGAATACCATTCAGAAATGACAAAtcaaaaaattgtaaaatgtattattttttgttggCTTCCACCATTTATTTGCATGTCTGTTGTAGTCTTATTAGCAGCAAGACTAACCTTATGTGGCTCAACTATCGAAAAGCTTTATTGTGAAACCTGGGCAATTGCTAAACTGGCCTGTTCCTCTacaacagtaaataatgtaattggATACATAgttatattaacatattttggACATGCAGTACTGATTGCATTCTCATATATTCACTTGATTAAAAATTGCAGGAAGTCAAAGGAGAGCAAATATAAATTCATGCAGACTTGTGTGCCTCACTTAGTGGCACTGTTTAACATAACCATTGCATTATTGTTTGATGTCTTTTACAGTCGATATGGATCACATTTCTTATCTCAAACTTTGAGAAATTTCATGGCACTCGAAGTCCTCTTCATACCTCCCATTTTAAATCCCCTAATTTATGGATTAAAACTTACTAAAATACGGAAGCAAGTCACGAGATTGTTCCTCAGACAcaactaa